A section of the Streptomyces xinghaiensis S187 genome encodes:
- a CDS encoding class I SAM-dependent methyltransferase: MTDSSATHDAALTDRAILTDSAYRTERDLAARQSLYQWQTPRYDLPGLVVERLRDVPGTVVDVGCGNGKFIKRLAQERPDLRLLGLDVSLGILEGVPRPVAVADAAQLPLRTDCVDAALALHMLYHVEDIPAAVTELDRVVTTEGVLIASTNSERDKTELDRLWERAAGDVLGVDRGPSRISLSARFSLEKAPALLGAAFSRVETVELPGKISVTTPAPVIAHMNSYRAWAGQHAVPFEVTIERAREIVTKHIDRHGAFEINGLGGLLICSR; the protein is encoded by the coding sequence GTGACCGACTCTTCCGCCACGCACGACGCCGCCCTGACAGACCGCGCGATCCTGACCGATAGCGCGTACAGGACCGAGCGGGACCTCGCCGCGCGCCAGTCCCTCTACCAGTGGCAGACGCCGCGCTACGACCTGCCTGGACTCGTCGTCGAGCGACTGCGCGACGTCCCGGGCACCGTCGTTGACGTTGGGTGTGGGAACGGCAAGTTCATCAAGCGGCTCGCCCAGGAACGGCCAGACCTGCGGCTGCTCGGCCTCGACGTGTCCCTCGGGATTCTGGAGGGAGTGCCGAGACCGGTAGCCGTCGCGGACGCGGCCCAGCTGCCGCTTCGCACGGATTGCGTCGACGCCGCGCTCGCCCTCCACATGCTCTATCACGTCGAGGACATACCGGCGGCCGTCACGGAACTCGACCGCGTAGTGACCACCGAGGGCGTGCTGATCGCCTCTACGAACAGCGAGCGGGACAAGACCGAGCTGGACCGACTCTGGGAGCGCGCCGCTGGTGACGTGCTCGGCGTTGACAGAGGACCGTCGCGCATCTCCCTCAGTGCTCGGTTCTCGCTGGAAAAGGCGCCCGCGTTGCTCGGCGCCGCGTTCTCCAGGGTCGAGACAGTGGAACTGCCGGGAAAGATTTCCGTAACGACCCCTGCGCCCGTGATCGCGCACATGAACTCGTATCGAGCGTGGGCGGGTCAGCACGCCGTGCCCTTCGAAGTGACCATCGAGCGGGCGCGCGAGATTGTCACGAAACACATTGACAGACACGGCGCATTCGAGATCAACGGCCTTGGTGGACTGCTGATCTGCTCGCGCTGA
- a CDS encoding helix-turn-helix domain-containing protein yields MGELGIGALLARLRQDLGKSQQGIANRYNEVEGRGALTGKEIGRYEREVRIPSEHARRYLAEVFGVDQVLLDRAAAASKARRREAAPLSVPAIKEPGPPPSRRTLAADAVASARFARFLASRNADETAVDQIDADVARLSRHFVSHPLADLHDEIRDLREETFETLRGRQRPRETADLLVAAGRLCGLSAHVCLDVGAYDSAATHARTAWACAEAAGHNGLRAWVRAAESLIAFWSGDPARAADLARLGQQYTAPGSISARLASLEARALAVAGDPRGAATALVTAERARETMRGGDEVPGIFSFPDAKQFTYAGTTHLAIGGDHNVRHAIEAAETAVDLYREAADDDRSTFDLLAARLDLAQGHLFAGDLDAAAVLLGSVLSSPPGQLSASIVTRLGKFASQLGAAKYRGSPQVAALRERMKSTAEHIAAPAADLSEPPT; encoded by the coding sequence ATGGGCGAGTTGGGCATCGGCGCACTGCTCGCTCGGCTACGTCAGGACCTCGGTAAGTCGCAGCAGGGAATCGCCAATCGGTACAACGAGGTCGAGGGGCGGGGCGCGCTGACCGGCAAGGAGATCGGCCGGTACGAGCGAGAGGTGCGCATCCCGTCCGAGCACGCGCGCAGGTACCTGGCGGAAGTGTTCGGCGTCGACCAGGTGCTCTTGGACCGTGCCGCCGCCGCGAGCAAGGCCCGCCGACGTGAAGCCGCTCCGCTCAGCGTTCCAGCGATCAAGGAACCCGGCCCTCCGCCTTCCCGTCGTACCCTGGCGGCCGACGCGGTTGCCTCGGCACGGTTCGCGCGATTCCTCGCGTCTCGGAACGCGGACGAGACCGCCGTCGACCAAATCGACGCCGACGTCGCCCGGTTGTCCCGACATTTCGTGAGTCATCCGTTGGCCGACCTGCACGACGAGATCCGCGACCTGCGGGAGGAGACGTTCGAGACGCTGCGGGGTCGCCAACGTCCCAGAGAGACAGCTGACCTCTTGGTCGCCGCCGGTCGGCTGTGCGGCCTGTCGGCGCACGTTTGCCTCGACGTGGGAGCATATGATTCAGCCGCCACTCATGCCCGCACCGCATGGGCTTGTGCCGAGGCAGCAGGCCACAATGGGCTACGGGCATGGGTCCGCGCGGCCGAGTCGCTCATCGCTTTCTGGAGTGGTGACCCGGCGCGTGCTGCGGATCTCGCTCGGTTGGGTCAGCAGTACACCGCGCCCGGGAGCATCTCGGCCCGGCTGGCGAGTCTGGAAGCACGAGCCTTGGCTGTGGCCGGCGACCCCCGAGGCGCCGCTACGGCGCTCGTGACCGCCGAGCGAGCGCGCGAGACCATGCGGGGAGGCGACGAGGTACCCGGCATCTTCAGTTTTCCCGACGCCAAGCAGTTCACATACGCGGGCACGACTCACCTCGCCATAGGCGGGGACCACAACGTTCGGCATGCCATCGAGGCCGCCGAAACGGCTGTCGATCTGTACCGCGAAGCGGCGGACGATGATCGCTCCACGTTCGATCTGCTCGCCGCTCGTCTCGACCTCGCACAAGGTCATCTGTTCGCCGGCGACCTCGACGCCGCCGCAGTGCTGCTCGGAAGTGTGCTCAGCAGCCCTCCCGGCCAGCTCTCGGCGAGCATCGTCACTCGGCTGGGAAAGTTCGCGAGTCAACTCGGAGCGGCGAAGTACCGTGGTTCGCCCCAGGTTGCCGCCCTGCGGGAACGCATGAAGAGCACGGCGGAACACATTGCCGCGCCCGCCGCCGACCTTTCGGAGCCGCCGACGTGA
- a CDS encoding adenosylhomocysteinase: protein MEQFERARLDSYFNRVAAQFMSEETPESFLITHLLPERPSFVKAVDTVSNLRAVLPKPKSIDATARREVERFTQCDELSRELFSTPETCLDYVESRAGGQSLVLLDVGGYFAPALDVLCDRFSGRVLGVVEDTENGHKRYAERDKLPCPVVSVARSPLKDPEDFLVGQSVVFSTEALMRDQGDILNGRHALVIGFGKLGSSIARLLHAKAVRVTVYDIDPVRRAQALSQGFTVARDRESALKGAGLVLCATGAVSLQGDDFSGLRNGAYVATVTSSEDELDLDGLPNIYSRTPTGDHVTRYQTTGHYFYLLNDGNAVNFIHGASVGPFIFLVQAEILAGIRMLTRGDLGPGMHEASANDRAGIAATWLNYFNR, encoded by the coding sequence ATGGAGCAGTTCGAGCGAGCCCGCCTCGACTCGTATTTCAACCGCGTCGCCGCGCAGTTCATGTCGGAGGAGACGCCGGAATCGTTCCTGATCACGCATCTACTGCCTGAGCGGCCGTCCTTCGTGAAGGCCGTCGACACCGTGTCCAACCTTCGCGCCGTGCTGCCCAAGCCCAAGTCGATCGACGCCACCGCTCGGCGAGAGGTCGAGCGGTTCACCCAGTGCGACGAGCTGTCCCGGGAACTGTTCTCCACCCCTGAGACGTGCCTCGACTACGTCGAGTCCCGCGCCGGGGGTCAGTCCCTCGTACTCCTGGACGTCGGGGGCTACTTCGCACCGGCTCTGGATGTCCTCTGCGACCGCTTCTCGGGTCGTGTCCTCGGAGTGGTGGAGGACACCGAGAACGGTCACAAACGCTATGCGGAGCGCGACAAACTGCCCTGCCCGGTCGTGTCCGTCGCCCGCTCCCCGCTGAAGGACCCCGAGGACTTCCTCGTCGGTCAGTCCGTGGTGTTCTCGACCGAGGCGCTGATGCGCGACCAGGGCGACATCCTCAACGGCCGCCACGCCCTCGTCATCGGGTTCGGCAAGCTCGGGTCGAGCATCGCCCGGCTGCTGCACGCCAAAGCCGTACGGGTCACTGTGTACGACATCGACCCCGTCCGCCGAGCCCAAGCACTGAGCCAAGGGTTCACCGTCGCCCGCGACCGTGAGTCCGCGCTCAAGGGGGCCGGCCTTGTCCTCTGCGCCACGGGCGCCGTGTCTCTTCAAGGCGACGACTTCTCGGGCCTGCGCAACGGGGCGTACGTCGCCACGGTCACCAGCAGCGAGGACGAACTCGACCTCGACGGGTTGCCCAACATCTACAGCAGGACACCGACGGGCGACCACGTCACCCGCTACCAGACGACCGGTCACTACTTCTACCTGCTCAACGACGGCAACGCCGTCAACTTCATCCACGGCGCCAGCGTGGGGCCGTTCATCTTCCTCGTACAGGCCGAGATACTCGCCGGAATCCGCATGCTCACCCGCGGAGACCTCGGGCCCGGTATGCACGAGGCCAGCGCCAACGACCGCGCTGGCATCGCGGCGACGTGGCTGAACTACTTCAACCGGTAA
- a CDS encoding NUDIX hydrolase, with product MADHVRHTLDAYLSRHPDEKDRLSVLIEVLDAADDTIASRKEFRGHITAGAVLLRPDGRVLQIEHKALRKWLLPGGHTEDADTSLLDAALRELAEETGIDPESVEPDSGLPLDIDVHTIPANDAKGEPEHPHFDFRFLFRTTADAVVLQEEEVTDYGWTFADMLTAEPLRSRVLAAAR from the coding sequence ATGGCAGATCACGTACGACACACTCTCGACGCATACCTGAGCCGGCACCCCGACGAGAAGGACCGCCTGTCCGTCCTCATCGAGGTGCTCGACGCCGCCGACGACACGATCGCCTCGCGCAAGGAGTTCCGCGGTCACATCACCGCTGGTGCCGTCCTGCTCCGGCCCGACGGCCGCGTACTCCAGATCGAGCACAAGGCGCTGCGGAAGTGGCTCCTGCCCGGTGGCCACACCGAGGACGCCGACACATCGTTGCTCGACGCCGCTCTGCGGGAGCTCGCCGAAGAAACCGGCATCGATCCCGAGTCGGTCGAGCCCGACAGCGGCTTGCCTCTCGACATCGACGTCCACACGATTCCGGCCAACGATGCCAAAGGCGAGCCGGAGCACCCGCACTTCGACTTCCGGTTCCTCTTCCGGACCACGGCCGACGCCGTCGTGCTCCAAGAGGAGGAGGTCACGGACTACGGGTGGACGTTCGCGGACATGCTGACGGCCGAGCCCCTGCGCTCACGGGTGCTCGCCGCCGCGCGCTGA
- a CDS encoding geranylgeranyl reductase family protein, producing the protein MTDTDLNERSADVIVVGAGPAGSTTAYHLAKSGLDVLLLEKTAFPREKVCGDGLTPRATKQLVAMGIDISEEAGWLRNKGLRIIGGGVRLELDWPELASFPDYGLVRKRDDFDEQLARAAQKAGARLHERCNVGAPILDPRTGRITGVEAKLGEEKTPVTFHAPVVVAADGNSTRLSVAMGLHRREDRPMGVAVRTYFTSPRHDDDYLESWLELWDRRGPEDRLLPGYGWIFGMGDGTSNVGLGILNSSSAFKELDWREVLKAWCASMPEDWGYVPENMTTPIRGAALPMAFNRQPHYHRGLLLVGDAGGLVNPFNGEGIAYAMESGQIAAEVIVQAHARQTPAQRELALQRYPKVLKDTYGGYYTLGRAFVKMIGNPKVMKIATERGLTHPLLMRFTLKMLANLTDPTGGDAMDRVINGLSKVAPRA; encoded by the coding sequence GTGACCGACACCGACCTCAACGAGCGCAGCGCCGATGTCATCGTCGTCGGGGCCGGCCCCGCCGGCTCCACGACCGCGTACCACCTGGCGAAGTCCGGGCTCGACGTCCTGCTGCTGGAGAAGACGGCCTTCCCCCGCGAGAAGGTCTGCGGCGACGGTCTGACGCCGCGCGCCACCAAGCAGCTCGTCGCCATGGGCATCGACATCTCCGAGGAAGCCGGCTGGCTGCGCAACAAGGGCCTGCGGATCATCGGCGGCGGTGTCCGGCTGGAGCTGGACTGGCCGGAGCTCGCCTCCTTCCCGGACTACGGACTGGTCCGCAAGCGCGACGACTTCGACGAGCAGCTCGCCCGCGCCGCACAGAAGGCCGGGGCGCGGCTCCACGAGCGCTGCAACGTCGGCGCCCCGATCCTGGATCCCCGCACCGGCCGGATCACCGGCGTCGAGGCGAAGCTCGGCGAGGAGAAGACGCCCGTCACCTTCCACGCCCCGGTCGTGGTGGCCGCCGACGGCAACTCCACCCGGCTGTCGGTGGCGATGGGCCTGCACCGGCGCGAGGACCGCCCGATGGGCGTGGCCGTGCGGACGTACTTCACCTCCCCGCGCCACGACGACGACTACCTGGAGTCCTGGCTGGAGCTGTGGGACCGGCGCGGCCCCGAGGACCGGCTGCTGCCCGGCTACGGCTGGATCTTCGGCATGGGCGACGGCACCTCCAACGTCGGCCTCGGCATCCTCAACAGCAGCTCGGCCTTCAAGGAGCTGGACTGGCGCGAGGTGCTCAAGGCCTGGTGCGCCTCGATGCCCGAGGACTGGGGCTATGTGCCGGAGAACATGACCACCCCGATCCGCGGCGCCGCGCTGCCGATGGCCTTCAACCGGCAGCCGCACTACCACCGCGGGCTGCTGCTGGTCGGTGACGCCGGCGGGCTGGTCAACCCGTTCAACGGCGAGGGCATCGCGTACGCGATGGAGTCCGGGCAGATCGCGGCCGAGGTGATCGTCCAGGCACACGCCCGGCAGACCCCGGCCCAGCGCGAACTGGCCCTCCAGCGCTACCCGAAGGTGCTCAAGGACACCTACGGCGGCTACTACACCCTGGGCCGCGCCTTCGTGAAGATGATCGGCAACCCGAAGGTCATGAAGATCGCGACGGAACGCGGCCTGACGCACCCGCTGCTGATGCGCTTCACCCTCAAGATGCTGGCCAACCTCACCGACCCGACGGGCGGCGACGCGATGGACCGCGTCATCAACGGCCTCAGCAAGGTGGCTCCGCGGGCCTGA
- a CDS encoding asparaginase, whose protein sequence is MRRVVVVTTGGTIASRWQGKGYAADAAGQDVLAAADLPEDVTTEVVDLFTVNSPRLTTAHQITLLRAVHEVLEDPGVDGVVVTHGTDTLEESAFLLDLHHADRRPVVFTGAQRPLEDAEGDAAGNLYDALLTASSVEDLGTLAVFAGRIHAARGTIKTHTTAPDAFHDPSCDAVGKVGWGRVTVRRRPERTEALPLPPVEAPLPRVDMVMHHADADPLLFDAAVEAGARGIVLVATGAGNATPAFTEAVARAVGRGVLVALTTRVPAGPVTPIYTGGGAVDLIEAGAVPTGSLRAGQSRMAVLAALMSSTDTAERTATLRRIADPSGAPVPA, encoded by the coding sequence ATGCGACGTGTCGTCGTGGTCACCACGGGCGGGACGATAGCCAGCCGCTGGCAGGGCAAGGGATACGCGGCGGACGCGGCCGGGCAGGACGTGCTCGCCGCCGCCGATCTCCCCGAGGACGTGACCACCGAAGTCGTCGATCTCTTCACGGTCAACAGCCCCCGGCTCACCACCGCGCACCAGATCACGCTGTTGCGCGCGGTCCACGAGGTGCTGGAGGACCCGGGCGTCGACGGTGTCGTCGTCACCCACGGCACCGACACCCTGGAGGAGTCCGCCTTCCTCCTCGACCTCCACCACGCCGACCGCCGCCCCGTCGTCTTCACCGGCGCCCAGCGCCCGCTGGAGGACGCCGAGGGCGATGCCGCCGGCAACCTCTACGACGCCCTGCTGACCGCCTCCTCCGTCGAGGACCTGGGCACCCTGGCCGTCTTCGCGGGACGGATCCACGCCGCCCGCGGCACGATCAAGACCCACACCACCGCCCCCGACGCCTTCCACGACCCGTCCTGCGACGCGGTCGGCAAGGTCGGCTGGGGCCGGGTCACCGTACGGCGCCGTCCCGAGCGCACCGAGGCGCTGCCGCTGCCGCCGGTCGAGGCGCCGCTGCCGCGCGTCGACATGGTCATGCACCACGCCGACGCCGACCCGCTGCTCTTCGACGCCGCGGTGGAGGCCGGCGCCCGCGGCATCGTGCTCGTCGCCACCGGCGCGGGCAACGCCACCCCGGCGTTCACGGAAGCGGTGGCGCGAGCCGTCGGGCGGGGGGTGCTGGTCGCCCTCACCACGCGCGTCCCGGCGGGCCCCGTCACCCCCATCTACACGGGCGGCGGGGCCGTGGACCTGATCGAGGCCGGCGCGGTGCCCACCGGCTCGCTGCGCGCCGGACAGTCGCGCATGGCGGTCCTGGCCGCCCTGATGTCCTCCACGGACACGGCGGAGCGGACGGCCACCCTGCGCCGGATCGCCGACCCGAGCGGGGCCCCGGTCCCGGCCTGA
- a CDS encoding Lrp/AsnC family transcriptional regulator, with product MDAIDRSILRELQKDGRLTNQELAQRVGLSPSPCLRRVRQLEQDGAIRGYRALLDPAAVGRGFEVLVSVEVRRDRATVEAFEDALQDLPDVVEAYRLFGSPGCLLRIAVADIETYERLWIEKITALPGVTEVNSQIVMKRIKEPQGLPIGGGAH from the coding sequence ATGGACGCCATCGACCGCAGCATCTTGCGCGAACTCCAGAAGGACGGCCGGCTCACCAACCAGGAACTGGCCCAGCGGGTGGGCCTCTCCCCCTCCCCCTGCCTGCGCCGGGTCCGCCAGCTCGAACAGGACGGCGCGATCCGCGGCTACCGCGCCCTGCTCGACCCGGCGGCGGTGGGCCGGGGCTTCGAGGTCCTCGTCTCCGTCGAGGTCCGCCGCGACCGCGCGACGGTGGAGGCCTTCGAGGACGCCCTCCAGGACCTCCCCGACGTGGTCGAGGCCTACCGCCTCTTCGGCAGCCCGGGCTGCCTGCTGCGGATCGCGGTCGCGGACATCGAGACGTACGAGCGGCTCTGGATCGAGAAGATCACGGCCCTGCCGGGGGTGACGGAGGTCAACTCCCAGATCGTGATGAAACGCATCAAGGAGCCCCAGGGGCTGCCGATCGGGGGCGGGGCTCACTGA